The sequence TAGGTATCTAGAAAAGGTCCATAAGCTCCAAACGCTTTTCCAACATCCCCTTTAAAAACAACCTTCTTTGTAGTAGCATCCACTAGTTCAAACTCCTTAATCTGACTTTTTTCTTTGGCACACCACACAGCCACCTTGATACCTACAGGTGTGTACCCTAACTGATTAATACGTATCCATGCCTGTACAAATGAAGTAGTATAGGTTGGTATATTGGTATAGCTCAGCCAGGAAGGCAGAAAAAAAAATACTAACGAGATACTTAATCTTTTCATGAAAGAAGTAAGCAAAGAAATAACAATCAGGAATTTAACAAATCAGGTACTGTCACCAACCGATAGTTTCGGTTTTGCAATTCATCAATCAGCTGAGGCAGATACCGATAAAACTTATCTGTCCGACGTGGATCGGTACCCAGATGAAGCAGAAGCATAAAACCGTTTAATCCGGAATCATGTTTCTGCTCATAGGTAAGTATGGATTGATAGATTCGTTCACTGGATACATAACGATCTGCCATTTCAGGATAAGTATAATCTGCATTGCTACGTGTACCCGATGTAAAATTGACTAATTGCAAGCCAGCCTGTTGGGTCCACACAGCAATAGAATCATTATACCACTCATATGGAGGCAAAAAATACGGCGCATCAGCAGATGAGATATTCCATCGCTTCAATTCCTTATAGGAATTGGCAAGATCTGTTGTAAACTCTTTTTTTGTCACCAGCAAGCTATCTCTCTTCTGCCAGTCACAATACAAGAGGTGTTTGTCGGAATGAGATCCCAGGTAGTGGCCATCGCTTTTCAGCTTTTTTATCACAGAATGAAAGACTGGATTACGGTAAAAATTTCCGGTAAGAAAAAATGAGGCCTTAATCTTCTTCTGTTTCAATGTAGTTGCAACAAATTCTCCTCCATCCCCAAATTCATCTCCGGTAAATACCAATGCCAGCTTCTGAACAGTAGTATCTCCCCGCACAATAGCTCCCTTTACTTTTATCTGATTTTTCTTATCAGAGGGAGAGATTATTCCTGAACTAATAACAAATGACTTGATCACAAAGCCACTTACCATCAGTACAGCAACAAATGCAATCAACCTGCTCGCTAGCGCATAAAAATTCGGTCTCATTACCGTAATCAACTTAACAAATTTCGTTTTAAAACTTGGGGATCAGACCAGAAAGATATGTATTCTTCTGGTCTGATACATTTTATTTGAGATGAACGCAATAAAACGATGTACTACCGGTTATATACAGGTTCTGATTATTCGAATCCAGCGTAATGGTTGAAGGTCTTTCAGGAACCTTTACTGTGTTTATCAGTTTACCATCCGGGTTATATACATAGATCTGCCCATCGGCTATATAGACATTTCCTTGCTGATCCACTGCAGAAGCAAACTCTCCCTTCTCCGTAAAATAAGTCAGATCAGAGACATATCCTTCCGGGCTTACTTTCAGTCTCACGGTTCTCTTGTCGTATTCATCAGTTTCATATAACAGCTTGCCAGGATAAGCTTCTACCAGACAGGCAGAACGTGCCAGATCATACACTACAGGAATAATAGTAACTCCGTCTTTAGCCACATAACATTCGGATGGTTTATTGACTGTGACTGTATTAAAATCGTGATAATCTCTCCAGCGATGGGATGGATAAAGGGCTTTAAAGATAGTGGCAACACTTCCCATCTTTACTTTTGGCAAAAGCTGAATAGTCTCATCCGGATTGGCAGGATTAATGCTATATACCAGCGTACCAAAACCAGAATTTCCCCAACCACTAAAAGATGTTCCGGCAGCATCGGGCGGATTAGTGTAAACCTCCGGTTTTCCATCTACCAGATATCCTTTTTTGGGAACGTACTTAAATACCACAAGCAAATTATCGTTCTTATCGCATGACAATGCATGTGGTTCCCATGGATAATCTGCCAGCAGGTTAATGCGACGAGTCTCTGCCGACCATTTGTAAATGCGCCGCATACGGGATTCACAGAAATAGATATTGCCCTTACTGTCTTTTGTAATACCTTCCGGAAACTCAAATCCAGTTGCCAGCTTTTCTATATTCCCTTCTGTCTGAAAGGATTTCCCGGGTTGGTTATCCGATTCTGTAATGATCAATCGGTTAAACTCCCATGGACGGACAGTATAATTACTGTTGGGATCATATAGAGGGGTGTTGGTTGTATACTTAATCTGGCTATAATTGTGTACATTCAGAAATTCAATAGTAGCATTGCCGGATACACGGACAGAATAAGGATAAGGCTTATTCACCCGGATTACCCGAAACATATATAGATTGGCAAAGACCATATCCCGACAATTCTGAATATCCAATGGCAGGCATTCTGTACTTTCCAGGCTCTCTTCTTCTAATTGCAAGGCATATACCTTCCAGTTAGCTACATTGGAGAAACGCACTTCATTTCGCACATGGTGCTCTACCGACATAGCATAGATTCGTCCGGGAGTGCTGGTGTTGGATATATAGGCTCCGGCATTGGCATACGAACTAGCCGACCATATGTTTTCAATAGTGCCTCCTCCTCCATCCGTAACCCACAAACTCCAGTATTGTGTATCCCAGGAAGGATCTACACTTGTAATCCAGGGAAGCGGCGGTGCTGCAGGTTGTTTCCACTTTCGCTGCATACTTCCATGTCCCCCAATAAATTTCACATCATTGAGATAGGATTGCTCACCAGCAGTCCATTTACAGGCAACAGCCCGTGGATTATCTGCGCCTGTAGACAGGCCAATACCACTGACAATATTCTTTCCACCTTTGGCCGTTTCGAGCAATGGCTTGGGAGCGCCAAAGCTTCCAAAGGCTACAGTATTATTTTCAAGTATTAATTGAGTACCAATAGGATTCAAACCAATCAAAATGGTGTTCGGCTTTAGTTTGATTGTTTCACTAACCTTATACCAACCTTGTGGTACATAAATAGTTGGGTATTTATCAATAGCTTCCTGAATAGCTTTTGTATCATCAGTAGTACCATCTCCTGTAGCTCCCAGCGTTTTGAGATTTACCCAGGTACCAATAGGTGGCAGATTGGGAATATCTTTGGCAACAGGGACAGGAAATGTTTTTAGAGGTACTAACTCTGAGATGGTGTGATTCACAGGATCAGCATAGAGACTGCTCATCTGTAAACCGTGCATAAAATTCTTTATTTTATAGATAGCCTCTTTGCTGGTTACGGTTTGTCCGGATTCACGAAAACTTATCAGTACAGGTACATTACGACAATCAACGTTACGAAGACTGATCTGATTACCTGCATTTTCGCCCAGGCTAATGGTAATTGCGGGTCCGCTTATACGATCAAACTGGCAATCTTCCATGAACAGCTTCTCTACATAATTGGGCTGAATCTCTATTACTGAAGGCACATTAACGGCTCTCATACGTATGATGGTAAGCCCGGCTTCACGCGTATTAATAGCCGATTTTCGCTGTCCTTCAAAATAGGTATCAATCATAACAAACTGCCAGCCTGGAGAAGGTTTGGTTGTATAAATCCCATATTCCCCACCAAAAAACCGGACATCATTCATTTCATTACCGACATCAAACATTCCGGCCTTACCGTTTCCAATCTGAATATCGACATGAGAAATAAAACTATGCTGGGCATAATGAGTTCGCAAAGCAACTGCATAGGGATTACCGTCCTCAATCCGAAGGTTTATGTTAGACATAGCACTATAAAAGGTCCCGGCATTGGCATCATTCACTTTCTTGCCTTCCTGCACTACCTGACTGGTGAACCAGAACATATAGTGAGCTTTCCCTTTGTCTGTACTATCGGGAAATTGAAAACCAGGTGAGTTTTTCTTCAAAACAAATTCAGGCCGTTTACTTCCATACCCTATCAAACGTATTGCCTGTGGAATATAGATAGTCTTAGAGATAAGATAGGTTCCCTGGGGAATAAAGAGAATTCCAAAGTTGTGCGTTGTTTTCAGGTCGTTTATGGCATTCTGCAAAGCATCTGAAACGTCTGTTTTACCATCTGCTTTAATGGAAAAGTTTGCAGGTGTAAAATAAACAGCTTCTTCATCCGCTAATCGTTCTGAATAGAAAGAAGTACCTCCATAGCCTTTACTTTGTGCATGAATCGCGATGGGTATCAGCAATAAACTAAGAATAAGTAAACCAGATTTAAACATAAAAAATTGTTAGGGGTTGGGTAATACATTTTTCCACGAGACTGGCATCGGTTCTTATTTTAGTCTGGGTACTTTTCTTAGCTTTAGAAGGGCATGTATATAACTATACAAAGATCAAATATGCCATCTTTTTACAAATTAGCCATACATTTCAAAGAAAAATTTATATATTCTCATAGGAAAGGAAATAATTTTCTAATTCAATTAAGAGACTGATTAGAGCTTACCAGTGTATATTTGACAACCAATTTTGAATTAGGGTAATCCGTAGAAAGACCCGGAAAAGAGAAATTTTAATTTTTACGCAAGAAGCCAACCAATCTACATTTCATATTGCGAAATCCAATCAGAAGAAATAAGAATATTGGCACTGCCAAACAGGGATTCAAACAGAATAATAAGATGGTGATCCCCTTTTTACGGCATTCCACTAAGTTTTTTCCTGAAAACCTCACAGAATACACAAAAGTCAGGCGCTGCATCAATGGAGTCAACTTTCTCTTTGTTGTGGAGAAAACACGTCCCGATTATTATCATGCCTGTACTATCGAGGACCTGGAAGTAATCCTGCGTAATGTGCTGGTTAAAGATCTGGGAGATCTGACAACCATCATTTTGCGTCAACCCAAACGAAAAGAGGAGATACTTTCTCCTGTATGGGGTAGGCTTGTCTATGGGTACGAATTTGAAAATGTAATACAGCCTGCGATTATTCTTGAAGCACAGAGCTACCAACGAAGTTTGGTATGGAAGAGAAATTTACATGTAGATGCTCAAAGAGAACTGGAACGACTCCGACACGATGGCCACAGAATAGAAGAAAACCGAAGAGAATTCCGTATCTATCCGGAACCGGATAAGGTAAGAGCCACCCAATTATACCGAACTTTACTGCATGAAATCGGGCACTATGTCCAGTATAATCAAACCGGTGATGAGTATGTACATATTCCAAAAAATGAAAGAGAAGCTTTTGCTCATCGTTACGCGGATAAAATGAGCAAAATTTTACAGGAAAGTCGTCAGATTCCCTTTGATCGGATTATTGACTTTGAAGCATTAACGCGAGACAATTTGCAAATCAGTGATTTTATAGACGGATACAAAGATTTTTTATATAAGAAATTTGATGCATTCGATAAGCCTGTTGATGATTCAGAGAAACTCATTTTGAGAAATGCAGTCGAAGTTATTTTAAAAGCTATACCATCCCAGCAGTTGGATGCAGAAGATTATTACCTCTGGGGCTATTTATACTATTTTTCGGATGGCGACCGTCCCACTCTCAGAAAGGTTGCCAAAGAAAAATTTGAGCAGTCATTAGCAGTCGACCCTGGCTATTACATGTCCAGACTTTACCTGGCTCACTGCTTGCATGATGAACGAGAACTGGATGATGCATTACAAGAATATGAAAGGGTTGACCAGGAAGCTTTAAGACAAGAATTTCCTATTTGGCGATACGTTAAATTGAGGGAGCAGATTGGTTATTGCTATTACCAATTAGGCTTTCCCACCAAAGGAGAAGCTTATTTTGAAGAAGTGCTTGAGTACTATCATACTATAGATGATCAACTAGCTCTTCCTAGTGAGTTACTGTCTTGTTTGGCCGAAAGTCATTCAATAGCTATAGAGTTATGTAAGATAGGGAACTATAAACATGATAACTTTAAAGCCGAAGCATCTTAACAATCCATTTTCCGTATAATCAATCAGGAACATGTAGCTATCTCTGGTTTTGAGTAGCAGATAATTTATGATTTTGGAGTCATTCTTACCCAGTCATTTTGCAGATAATATTCGTTCTGTGTCTTCCAGAAGGCAAAGTTGAGTACTCCGGTAGCACTTACAAACTCCCAGGTTCCAGTGTAAGAAGATTCAGCTGTCCACTTATAAGGCGTGTCTCCCCGTTTCGTTACTTTCAACCGGCATTGGTTACTCAATCCCCACATAAAACACTGAAAAGCATCTTCCCATCTGTCAAACTCTGAATGCCACATTTCAAAGTAGACAATAAATAAAGAATCTGGTTGAGCAGACAAGATTACAGTAAATCCTTTCTCTGATTTGGGTAGAACTCGAATAGAATCACCGGATCGTTCAACAACAATCTCCGGATGTTGTTTCAAATGTTCAAGGATTACCTCTATAGGATGACTCATTGGAAATTAGTCTAAGGCATTTTGGCTATAATATCTCCTTACCTGATTGTTCTCCATTCTTTTAAAATGCATGTAATGTAACCAAAAGGGTACAACCAATGCGCTTATCAGCGTAAGTAACCATATAGCTTTCAAAAAGTTTTGTGATGTTCTTCCTATGCCTTGAATACTCATAATTACTAAAAATATAACCAAAGCACAACCAGGTAATAGCACAATGAGAATTGTACCTGTCACAGCAAGATAGTACAAATTATATAACAGGAATCCTATTGTACAATTGAGAAGAACAGATCTAATCATTTAAAAGCTTTTAGTCTCCCAAAAGTAAGACATCTCTTAAAATTTTGCAGCTTATTTTTCAGGTTTATATATAGAGAAGTAGTTTATAACATTTTAGTTATACTCATCTACAAATAAAATACAGACAAGAAAATCAGAAATAATCTTTTTGTTCGTTTATTTATAGGGAGCAAGAGACTCACTGCACCATACCATTCCTATCAAGATGAAACTATCACTAACTCATTCTTTGATTCTTTTAGCTTGTATTCTTATCTCCTGCAACAAAGTCAAAGAAGCGGGTCATAAAGTGAAGGAAGCCGGAAAGAACACGGTACAGAAGGCCAAACACAAAGTCAAAAAGGTTGCAGAAAGACAGGTACAAAAAGTAGTAGATGTTGTATTTCCTCCATTTGACTCTGACAAACCGGATACAGAGAATAACAAAATCCGGTTTCGGGATTTTATTCAGGTCGAACTCACTCCAGATATCAAAAACATCTATTGTTATGATGAGGCAATTGGTATTGATGCAACGTATAAATTTTCATTTAATTGTAGTCCTGCCACATCTAAGAAAATTATAGAAAAACATAATCTCATCCAAGACACCATATATGTACAAGGCGATGTTGAATTTTCCAGGGATTTTTTCTGGTGGGATAGTAACAAAATCAGTAAGTTACCTAAGTATAACTGGTCAAATGGAGAAAGCTATTTTAAATCCTACTGGTATGATCCTCTGGAACAGAAAGGCTACTTTCTCGACTTTGATATGTAAAAGTCATTAAACCTTCTCTTTCACTGAAAAGTTTTGATCCTTATATAACAATTGTAGCTGATGAGAGGAAGAGCTACTCCAACCATACGCAATACCAAATTTGATAGCTTGCCTGACAAAAACAGGAGTCACTATATCAATCTCATTTCCAGATAAGCCCTTGTCATTAATATATAGCCAAAAGTCATTATGGTATGTCTCAATTAACAAAACCTGATTGCGGTTTAAGACTTTTCCAATTGTAATTCTGATTGTGTGAGGAACTACTTCCGTTTTACATGTCCAATAATACTTCTCATTCTCAACATGTATAAATCTTAATCCTTTCTTTTTAGGAATAGCCATAAACAAAAATACTATTTGTTTATGGCTATTTTCAATTTTCCTATTATCTGCTTCCCATTCTTCTAAGAAATTAGTAATTCTGCCAGATTCTGACAAAGTTTTCTTCTTAAGCCAATATTCTGTTTACATTTTGTCTACTGAATCTACCAAAATAGTACTCATCTCCTATTTTGTGCTGTATTGCCAATCATCCTATAATAGGATGTTTTAATGCTATTGTCCGGAAAAAAAACAATCAACCCATACATTGCACTTGTGTATTGCCTGTTATAGAAAGTATCGGTTTCATGAAAGATCCAGGTAGCTATACTGATATATTTTCTAACTGACTTTACTGTATTTACTTATACATTTTTTCCGATTGTTATGCCATTACTTTTCTGTTTCTATATATGATTTGCTGGCCCAAATCAACTACTTACTACTTATGCCTTCGGTTTTAAGAAAACAAATCCTATTATTCTTTCTGGTGTGTGGAGGATACTTGAACTTTACTCTGGTTATTGCACAGGCATCCTCCTATGAAAAAGCCAGAAAAGAAGTAGACAGCCTCCGCAGACTATCTGAACAGGAACTACCTCCTGCTCAGGCACTCCATGTAACACTTGAACTTATAGGTTATTATATTGATTTCTCACAGCAAGACTCTGTACAACTATATATTGATGAGGGTATGCGGCTTAATGAAATTGTACAGGATTCTTTAAAAGGATTTTTTCTGACTGCCTATCAGACAGAAGTATTTTTATATAGCACGCTTTATGAGCAAGGCATTCAATATGCCATGAAAGGTTTACAACAGGCAGAGCATCTTAAGGATCGAGAATTTATTGCCAATCAATACAATTTGCTTGGACTTTTATATGCAGAAATGGCGCAATATCAACAGGCCA is a genomic window of Xanthocytophaga agilis containing:
- a CDS encoding polysaccharide deacetylase family protein — its product is MRPNFYALASRLIAFVAVLMVSGFVIKSFVISSGIISPSDKKNQIKVKGAIVRGDTTVQKLALVFTGDEFGDGGEFVATTLKQKKIKASFFLTGNFYRNPVFHSVIKKLKSDGHYLGSHSDKHLLYCDWQKRDSLLVTKKEFTTDLANSYKELKRWNISSADAPYFLPPYEWYNDSIAVWTQQAGLQLVNFTSGTRSNADYTYPEMADRYVSSERIYQSILTYEQKHDSGLNGFMLLLHLGTDPRRTDKFYRYLPQLIDELQNRNYRLVTVPDLLNS
- a CDS encoding glycosyl hydrolase family 28-related protein, which produces MFKSGLLILSLLLIPIAIHAQSKGYGGTSFYSERLADEEAVYFTPANFSIKADGKTDVSDALQNAINDLKTTHNFGILFIPQGTYLISKTIYIPQAIRLIGYGSKRPEFVLKKNSPGFQFPDSTDKGKAHYMFWFTSQVVQEGKKVNDANAGTFYSAMSNINLRIEDGNPYAVALRTHYAQHSFISHVDIQIGNGKAGMFDVGNEMNDVRFFGGEYGIYTTKPSPGWQFVMIDTYFEGQRKSAINTREAGLTIIRMRAVNVPSVIEIQPNYVEKLFMEDCQFDRISGPAITISLGENAGNQISLRNVDCRNVPVLISFRESGQTVTSKEAIYKIKNFMHGLQMSSLYADPVNHTISELVPLKTFPVPVAKDIPNLPPIGTWVNLKTLGATGDGTTDDTKAIQEAIDKYPTIYVPQGWYKVSETIKLKPNTILIGLNPIGTQLILENNTVAFGSFGAPKPLLETAKGGKNIVSGIGLSTGADNPRAVACKWTAGEQSYLNDVKFIGGHGSMQRKWKQPAAPPLPWITSVDPSWDTQYWSLWVTDGGGGTIENIWSASSYANAGAYISNTSTPGRIYAMSVEHHVRNEVRFSNVANWKVYALQLEEESLESTECLPLDIQNCRDMVFANLYMFRVIRVNKPYPYSVRVSGNATIEFLNVHNYSQIKYTTNTPLYDPNSNYTVRPWEFNRLIITESDNQPGKSFQTEGNIEKLATGFEFPEGITKDSKGNIYFCESRMRRIYKWSAETRRINLLADYPWEPHALSCDKNDNLLVVFKYVPKKGYLVDGKPEVYTNPPDAAGTSFSGWGNSGFGTLVYSINPANPDETIQLLPKVKMGSVATIFKALYPSHRWRDYHDFNTVTVNKPSECYVAKDGVTIIPVVYDLARSACLVEAYPGKLLYETDEYDKRTVRLKVSPEGYVSDLTYFTEKGEFASAVDQQGNVYIADGQIYVYNPDGKLINTVKVPERPSTITLDSNNQNLYITGSTSFYCVHLK